TATAATACAAATTCCAAACAAAAACATCATAATCAATACTCCCTCCTTCTAAGTTTCATAGGCGTACTAGCTTGGGAAAAGTTTTCAAGTTTTACAGGCGCACAGCTCCTGCATGCTGTTGAATGCCTCGTTTGCACTGCATGCAGTTACTGCATCTTCCCGTATTCCCGGCCGCTCGCTTGTTTCCAGTGCATTGCATGGAAAGCGCGCTGTATACAACCCGGCCGCTcgcttgtttttctctctcaccAGCTGCACTAGCTTCCTCTCTCCCTTGTCTCTCCCCAACAGACTACTTTTAGCTCTCGGCCATGGAAGAACTGGCACCGGCCATGGAGGGCGAAGTGCCGGTGTTGGCCACACTTCCCTCTCCGCCATGCACTTCTCTGGTAGAAACGCTTAGCCCGCCTCTGGTGGAGACACCTAGCCCCTCGCCGGCGAAGAATGCGGCCACCTCGCCTGTGTTCATTCGTGGCCTCAACTTTGCGCCAGACTCCGAGGATGAAGCAGAGAAGGATGAAGCAGAGAAGGATGTGGTGGCCGGGGACGAGAAAGAGGTCACTGCAGCCGAAAGCAATCGTGTCACCATTGATCGCGAGGAGTGGCGACGCCGTCGGGGCATCGGGGTCCCGTGCTCTCGCTGTGGTCTTATACACGAAGAGTATAGGCTGACGTCTTGGATCTACGGCTTCAAGGAGTTCGACTGCAAGGTAATCTTCCCTAACATCGACGATCTAAAGATGGACGGCACCACCATATTGCTTCCTGCGCATATATGGATGACCGAGAGTGATGCTGATATTCCAGACTCGGTCTAGAGTGGATGTGGTTGATGATTAAAGTATTTGATCCATTCTAGTATTTTCTTTACTCAATTGGTGTAACCGGACAAGAGTACTAGAGTGTCTATCTATTTGATTTTGCTTGAGTTGTTAATGCTAATGTACCAGAAATAATTATCCATTCGAAAAGGTACTCGAAACATGCATTGCTTACCTTCTGTTTTAATCTAACACCATGACATGCAAAAGACAATCTAAACATCATGCCTAACAGAAGCAACAAGCCTAACCAACAAAGTTCAGTGCTCGGTTGTAAATGTCCATAGGACACTCGTAGGTAGTCAGAAGGTCACCCGTCATCTCCAAGTGCTTCTTCTTCAtgtgtggaatgttgtaatattgCCCTCCATTTTGCTTCATGATCTCTACCATGCAACTCTGTTGCGTTAGGAAAATCCTGTTGGACCTATCCACAGGGTACTCACGAAATGCCTTATCAACCTTTTCTACAATTTTCTCGATGTTGTTTGGAGTCCCCTTGTAAAACAACGCCTGAATTGCTGCAAAGAAACCAAGGTCCAACACATTAAGATCGGGTGAGTTTGGCGGCTGGCATGTTAGCCGTATGTCCCACCCGTCTGCTTGGGCAGCTTGCACAAATGCTGGATCATTTACAGCAATGTGCGTCTTCGCATTGTCCTGTTGGATGAATATTGGCATGCCTCTTTCTTCGGCTGGCCACTTCTCCTTTATTGCAGGGAGGACTTTGTTGATAAGGAATTGTCGGCTAATTTCCTTGGTAACCGACGTCATGGCCTTTGTAACCATAACACCTACACACAATGCATACAATTTTAGCAAAATTAAGTGGTAAAGATATGCCaattttttcataaaaaaaagataTGCCAATTTGAAGAAGATATGCATGGCATACCTCTATCTCGGTTTGGGCTCCATCTCTTTGCCGGCTCTACGTAGACGAAGGGAAAATTGCCAATTTTTCCATCAAATGTGCATACACCATTCTCATCAAATCTAGGCCGAGCAACCACAGCAAGTACCATGACCTTCTCAATGAAGTTTTTGCTTTTAACCGCCCTTTGTGGTCTTTCTTCTTCATTAGCGAGATAGTACTTTTGGTTACGCCTAGTCCTATAGAACCACTTCTCATCGATGTACACGATGTTGTACATTGGATTGAATGTGGGAGCATTTGTAATGTTGTTTCCGAGCATGGACAAGCAGTACTTAACTCGGGCTTTCTTGTTATCATCAGTTAGACTAAACTTTAGGTCATTTGTGTGTCGACGGAAATAACCTTCCTTAAAACGATTATAAAGTGTGCTTCTAGATACACCGAGAGCATTCGCTAGATCCTAGAATGTTGTGCGCTCGTGCAATGGTACGGTTTTTATACTATCCATGTCTATCTCTATTCTTTTACGACCACAATTCTTAGTCAGTTTGTTTTTAACACCAGTTATCCCACCTAGTTGTCCTTCTCGCCATATCCTTTGCACTACCCTACGAGGCACATCAAATTTCTGTGCAACTTCTTTAGACACGCCACGCTGCAGGGTAGGAGGTTTTGTCTTTGATAACAAATCACAGTATATAGCCATCTTAAAATCATCGGAGTAGAATCTCCTCTTTCTCACATCTGGTCCTGTATAGGACAAATCTAAGTCACAATTTAAAAATTATACAGGCATCACGTATAATTATACAGGCGCATGCAACACACAGAAGCTAACAGCACACAGAATATCAATACTAGCACTACAGTGCCATGCAACACTAGAGAACAGCTCTATAATTAAACGAAGCTAGCTTACCCTGGGCGCCGTGTGCCTGTTGCTCTTCCTGGGCACCGTGTGCCTGCTGCTCTTCCTGGGCGCCATGTTCCTGGACTGCCTGCTGCTCTTCCTGGGCGCCATGTGCCTGCTGCTGTTCCTGGGTACCCTGTTCTTCGTCACCTACATCAGCGTGATCTTCAACTAGGAAAGCAAAAGGAAAAGAGAAGTCAATGTACGGATATCATATAAGTCTGCACAAACAAGTTGATTCAGGAGTCACCATTTTCTACATCGTCCCACACTAAGTGGTAATCGAGCTCATGTGCAGGACCTTCCCACTCGTCGATGGCATCCCAATCGATTGGATTGCCATTGAGGTCCCAATCCGTCGATGGTTCTTGGTTGAGATCAAATCCTAGTTGTGCCATGGATTAGAGAGAGGTGGGTGGTTCTGGTCTTTCTACCAGAGAGTTGAGCTTAACCTATGCCAGGACGACGGAATATATAGAGCCAAGATAGCTTCGAAATTTTGGGTGCAAATTGGCTTTTGGCGCGTGCTGTTGTATACGTAAAGCGCGGTGATTTTTGGTACTGAAATCGGCTTCAAATTTTGGCCAGCAAACAAACTACGCGGGGCGTGCGAGTTTGGCGCGCGGCCGTTGCTCCAGTTTGGTACGCGGGCGTACAAGCATGAGGTTGGCGCGTAACGGCTGTATTTTTCGCGTAGAGGCGTCCGGGGCGTGGAAACCGAACCGTTGGCACTCAGGAGTTAATACGTGCCTTGGTCTCGGTGAAAACTGCTTAGGCGCCTGTGAATCTTAGAAGGAGGGAGTAATACGAAACATCACATAACATTGGAAGGCGAGAAAACGTACTAAAAGTTTTAACTATCACAATTGCCGAACCTGACAAGGACACCCTGAAGATGGTATTTTGGCTCAGTTGATAATTGAATTTATTCATTACATCCTCAAATTGGGAAAATGTCATTGCTTATACACGTAGTATTCTTATATTAGTCTAGAGAAGAGAATATAGTAATGTACTGTTTTAACTATTATATGGGGTACCTGCGCTATTGTTTCGTCAACGAAGTGCGTGGAGGTGCAGCACCAGTGAGAATATGAAACAAAATATAGAGTTGGAACCTTTTCGTGCTAAGCTGCCGCTCCTCATAAACTGCGCAGCCTTTGCCGGTGTGAGAACATTTGATCAGCAAGTGGAGCATATGTAGGAGATGTGATACAACTGATCAAGTGTGTGGGCCAACTGATCAAGCGTGTGGACGAAATCAACAGTACCAACGCACCTCCTCCAGCATCGTATCTGATTCCTTTGCACTCTTGGGAGCAGCACAGATGCGATACTAGCGATGGAATAACGGCTAATCGAGTTATAGAGCTGCTTGACGCGAGAGGTCCCTCGTCGGGGACATTCTTGGTGTGTCCCTGGTACAGTCTTTTCGACGCCAAGGAAGACGGGAATCTTGTCTACATGACAGGCTGTGCACAAAGCAAGCATATGCAGAAATGGCCAGTGAGGTGTTTCGGACAATACAAGGTACCGATCGTACTACACTTGGTTGTTTGCTTTGCCTACCGTGTCATCGATGTGGAGCTACATTTCCTTACACTCCCTCCATCTCTTTGTATATGTTGTTCTCACTTCCCAAAAAGTCAAACCAACTCAAGTTTGACTaattatataagaaaatattaatgtttatggTACATAATAAGCATCACAATAAATTTATTTTGGAGATAAAaaatgttactaatattttgtataaatatagtcaaagttgagaaagtttgaccagcacgTTTCTCGTAGCGACATGGTCGAGAAGGCGCGTGACTAGGACAACAAGCACAGGAAAAAAGCTTAGGCGTACAGAAGACCAGTGGAGCAGCCATGGCAGGCCCTCAGCCACCGCCGATGAAAACACCCAGGCGTATAGAAGACCACGCAGAGATTGCGGTGGCTAAGGTCGTTGGAGCTCGGATGCAAACTCACGGTGGGGAAGAAGCATGCCGATGTCGGCGCGATGCGATGGGGAACGGGCGCGGTGTGGAATAATTGATGGGCATTTTGGTCATTAGCTAGTTTTAGCTGCCATTAGCTGGGTTGGAACAACTAATGGGATTTATTGGTTCCCATTAGTCGGGAGACCTTTAGCCGAGTTTAGTTGTGGGCTGTTTGGATCCACCACAGCTGCtggtggatccaaacagggcctaattcTCTATCTGTAGTCCGCTCCGTGGGTACGTAACTTTCGTCCACTCATCATGTCCGTGCTTGACTGGTTTAGCCACTTCTCCTAATCTCTTCTCCCGGCATGACACCTGTTCTTGTGTTCCCAACCCTAGGCCTGTTCGAGGTGGCGGCGGCAGATCGACAACTTATCCTTTGGAACGTATATTTAACTAATAGGATGTTTGGTTTGTGATATGAGTTAGTCTATCATCATCTCACTCCTTacttttttatgtttttttaatGGATTGGGTTGATGCATCGTCACATCATTTCTCATAAACTAATAATTAGTATTAGTGTGAGGAATAGAACCATTCCATCAAATTTAAAAAATGGACTCAAGATGCACCACttatttaaaattgtttaatttctcaaaccaaacaccAACTTTCAACATCTTTTGTATAGTATATGAGTATATCCCGTCAAAGATAAACTAGTGCGCCCCTTTATGCAATAACTTTGGTTTGTATTGAAATGGAATGCGACTCAACGTTTACAAcgttataaaaaaaaattaactCCGTTTATTCAGACACAAAAGTGCCCTATAAACCGTATTTATTCAAGACCACGTACCATCCCTGTGAAATGTGAATTGTCGTACAACACTGCGCCAACATGTCGCTGTATGTCAGGCTCGTGTGGCCGTGTCAGGGTGGGTATCGATATTTTCAGGCGAAATAGCTACGTACGCCTGGCCGAATGGGCCGGGTGACCTACGCTATATATCTACTGATCATGAGTGACAATGGGAGGATGGCAGTACGGGCCTCTGAGCCATCCCTCGGCGACCAGCCTGTTGACCGCCTCCGTCAGGTGGACGCCGTCCCAGGACTCGTGCCACGACGGCTCCCGGCACGCGGTGGCGCCCTTCATGCCGCATCGCGCGTCGAGCTCGAAGTTGTAcctgccgccgccggcgccgcagcACGCCGGGACGGCGCCGGTGCTGAAGCCGAAGCGCGCCGGGCTGCGCACCATCCGGTCGATGTGGGTGTAGTAGTCGGCGTACACGATCCTCACCGACGGGTACCTCGCCTGGAGGCCGGCGAGCCTGCTCTGGAGCAGGGAGTTCTGGTAGATGGACAGCTCGTTGAGTGCCTTCAGGCACCCGTACTCGTCGTAGTCGGCTGGGTCGTCGCTTGGGAGAAACGTGAGGTAGACCGCGAAGCAGCCCACCGGCAGAGCTCCCGGGACGATGATGTCCACTGCGCCCAGCTGGATCAGTTGCTGCGTGCGCGTGCGTACGTCCATGCAAGGACAGTCACAAACAAGTAGATGCCGGCCAGTCAGTTCAATCCGATCCATGGCCGCCGTACGTGCGCTCGTGAGTTAGTTGTTACCTCGACGCCGCTGGCGACGGTGTCGACGATGTTGGGCGTGTAGTTCCTTGCTTGGGCGACGGTGAGCCCGAAGAAGACCATGGCGTTGTAGTCGTTCCCGCCGAAGGGGCCGAACACGAACAGGGACCTCGCCAGGTAGTCCTTGCAGTTTTGTGCTTCCGGCGCAGCGCCGCCGCAGATGGACGGCAGCAGGTCCCTGAACCACTGGATCTGGACGTTCATGGCGCCGTTGTTCCAGACCGGGTAGCCGAGGCCGATGGACTTGAGGAACTCGAAGTCGAGGGCCGTGGCGCCCACGATGGCCATGCTCGCGCCACGGCGGAAGTCCGCGCCGTCCTGCTTCGACGGCGGGAGCAGCGGCAGCCCCAGCTCCTGAGCTGCATGCATTCGTTCTAACGTTCACCGCACCGGCATGATATGCATGCACATGATGAACAGATGGGTTTGCACGACTGAGTAAATGAACATATGcatgtgcgtgcgtgcgtgcgtaccGAGGAAGTCGACGACGAGGCGGCCGTCGGAGCAGCGGCAGGTGGGGTGGCCGAAGTAGGTCATGCCGTAGGGCGGCTGCGCGAAGGTGAGCAGGAGCTGGTTCGCCGCCGACTTGTTGACGCAGATGTTGCCCGTGTCGCCCAGCGAGTCCCCGAAGTTGAACATGACCTCGAACCTGCTGTCGCCGGTGCCGGCACGGGCCAGGAGGAAGCAGGAAACGAGCAGGAGACCAACGGCGCCCAGGGCTCGGCGATCCATGGCGCTCGTGGTATGCTGTATCTATCTGTCCAAGCACCAGACCGCGGATCAGAAATGCCGCCATGGCCATGTCCACAGACGGCTATGTATTGTCTTGGTGGCCCGTTGCATCGAGAGTGTCCACGTGTGCGTGTAGTGCTCACGGGCTCCGTGAGAACTTCGCCGTAGTCGGCGGCTACCTGACCGGCTGCCGGCCGAACCACCTCGCGATAACCTCGGTTTAATGCCGCTTGGACGCTTGCATTCAGGTTGCAGCATCGTGTCTCGATATCGTCAATGCAAACGCTGAAACGCTGGCACGGTGCGTGCCGCGGCCGGCTCGATCTCGCTTCCCCTCCTAACAGAGCTCGTCGTCGCATCGGCGCGATTCAATGGCGTGCGGTGCGGTGCGGCCGGACGGCCGCGCGGTGACGATGTCTCCGGAAGACGGGGAAGCCAGTGACGCCACGTTTAGCCGCTTCGGTGAGCTGGGTCTCCCCTCTCCTGGTCGGTACTCGGTAGGACACGACGACGCACCCCGTTTCCTTCCGCCCTGGTGGCATGGGCCCGGCCGGCGCAGTGAGCGTGCGGGAGGCCCACTGGTACCGGGACTGCCTGCTGGGCCGGGCCATTCGCTGAAGCGCAGGGCCTGGTCCAAACGTGAGGGAGTTCCTTCCAAGTTCCAACTGCAAGGATGGTTTGCCGTGTTAGCAGAGCACGCCTTGAAGGTTGGCTTTGAGTGATTGGAGTTTGGTGCCGCCAAATTTGGTCTGCCAGACTGTGGAACCTTTGTCCCATACTCCCATCATAGATGCTCCTCATTTAAGTGCATTGAAGCAGTAGTCTCTTTTGAAGATTACAATTTACACGGCGTTTTTGTAACTCTCAAATGCTGGCCGTCTCGGGCTAAGCTTGTGACTTGAATCGTGACTGAACCTTTTGGAACACCGCCCTACTCCATATGCTTTGTAAACAAAAGCAAAGCTCTTTTCCCCCCGTTCGATTACCCCTTTGACGTTCATACTAGCACGGTTTTTTATGCCAGCATGCCCCAGAATATACATAGAATTACTGCTTCAGTTATTGTAGTTTGTGTTGCATGAAGGTGCACAGAGGTGTTACATAATCTTAGTGATTTCAAGTCCTGTTTCACTCGAATtttgtttctagtattttttgaGTGATTTGCCCTTTAGGATTACTCGTGTGACCATAGGGCTTCAATCACTTAGTTTTTGTTTTTGGTTACATTTCTGTGATTTGTCCCCTCAATGAGTGAACAGGGAGGACTGATCACTCGAGTTCCAAATAGACAGACCCTATTAAAATCGCACGCTACACAAGTGGTATTAGCATTGGTGTCACATGATGAACACGAGAGAATTACTATGCTTCAATTGATTATTTCTTGCTTATCACCTCCATCATCTTCGTGCCTGCTTCGATTCCAGCTAAAAAATACAATTAATCTGATTCCCCTCCCCTAACTTGAGTGGCCCGACCAGCAAACCAACCAACCAGCTACAAGCCCCCCGAGTCCCGGAGCTCTATGCCGAGATGGCCGGGTGGCAGTAGGCCCCGCTGACCCATCCGTCGGCGATCTTCTTGTACGCCGCCTCCGTGAGGTGGATGCCGTCCCAGCTGAGCGACGACGACGGGTTGGAGCAGGCGTAGGCGCCGGACATGCCGCAGCGCGCGCTGTTCTGGTAGTTGTActtgccgccgccggcgccgcagcAGGCCCTGAGGTTGGTGCTGAAGCCGTAGCTTCCCGGGCTCTTGACCATGTCGTAGACGTGGCTGTAGAAGTCGGCGTACATGATCCGCGCGCCGGGGTACTTGCTCTGCAGGCTCGACACCTTGCTCTGCAGCAGCGAGTTGTGCTGCGCCGACAGCGCGTTGAAGCGCTTCAGGCAGCCGTACTGGTCGTAGTCGCCGGCGTTGGAGGTCTGGTACAGCGTGAGGTAGATCGGGAAGCAACCCACGGGGAGAACGCCGGGGACGACCACGTACATGGCGCCCAGGCTGATGAGCTGCTCCACGCCCTTGCCGATGGCGTCCACGATGGTGGCGCTCTGCCCGCTGGCTTGCTCCGGGGTGTAGCCGCCGAAGATCTGCGCGTTGTAGTCGTTGCCGCCGAACTCGCCCAGCACGAACAGGGACTTGGACAGGTACGATTTGCAGGCTGTCAAGAGAATCGAATTAATGGCGTCAGTGAGCAAGCGACCACCTCATCGATCATCGTCTTCCATGGTGGACCATGCGTGCGTGCATGGGATTTAATGGCGAACGCGGCCGGCATTGATGCCGTGTCGTGCACCATGTACGTACCCTGCGTGGAGCCGCAGATGGACGGCATCAGCTGCTGGAACCACTGGATCTGGGTGTTGAGGGGCCCGTTGTTCCAGATCTTGTCGGCGACGCCCAGCGACTGGAAGAAGCCCGAGTCCATGGTGGTCGCGCCGATGATCGCCATGTTGGCGCCCTGCTTGAAGTCGGCGCCGCCCTGCTTCGACGGCTTCAGCAGCGGCAGCCCGAACTTCTCGGCTGCATGCGCGATACCAAGCAAAACAGAATTTTTCAGCGTGTCACGTCGCGTTCGTCGACAGAGTGAGTGGCGAGCAGAGAAAGGTGCTCTGTTTTTCATTTTTTTGGAGGGAAGCGGCGCGTTTGAAATGAACGTGCAAAAAGAGAGTACCCACCCAGGAAGTCGACGACGAGGCGGCCGTCGGAGCAGCGGCAGGTGGCGCGGCCGAAGAAGGTCTCGCCGTAGGGCGGCTGGGTGAGCGTTAGGCCGGCGGGGGGACCGTTCACGCACAGGTTGCCGGTGTCGGACATGGAGTCGCCGAAGCTGAAGATGGCGTTGAACTTCTGGCCAGAGACGGCCAAGAAGGCAGAGGACACGGCGAGGAACACGACGGCGAGCCGAGCCGCCATTGCTGCTGCTGGTGTCTACTAGGCGTGCTCCGACTCCGAGCTGGCTAGCTAGCTCGATCTGCGCTTATACTAGGCTGATGTGATGAGCATGCGTGCAGGGGCTCCCTGCTTATATAGAGGGCGTCAATGGCGTGGGATGGGACGTAGCTGTTGCGCCATTAGCCCACCTCGTGCCAGTCCCCTTCGCCGGGCTGCGTTGCCTGCTTAACTACTGGACTGGTCTACCGTCACTCGGTTGTTGTGCATGCATGGGCTGCTTTTAGTTTTTTTTCTCTTCGTGTTTTCTTCCTCATTGGAGGAAACTTCTGCTTTTCTTccgtctttttcttttctattctaCCGGTTGGAGAGTGTTTTTTTCCTCGTGTTTTATCATATCAGTATCAAATCTTGCTCTGCTTTTGGTAACCACTTTCCAGTTTTCAAGATGTATTAGAGAATAAGTTTGTATATTTCCGGTATGAGATGGCTCAAGTGTAACATCATCAAGGTCCGAGTCATTTACGACTCTTAATTTGTGCTCTTTTACTTAATGGGAACATATATAGATCTTTTCTGAATATTATGTCTGTTAAAAAAAAGAGCTcactttcctcaaaaaaaaaaaagagagctcAGAAAGGAGTGGTGTTATTTGTCGTGATCAACTTTGTAATAGATCAATTTTGTAATAGATGCTGCCTGCAAGAAAGGCTGGTTCAATGGGGCATGAAAATGTGGGTTAGACATTTCCTCCTGTTCCTAATCTGTGTCCAATAAAAGCAACATGATTGAATGTTATGAAGCATGGGAGCGCGTATAGTATACTGTACAAGTTGGAGTGCTGGACGAGCTATGTTTGATGCTTGTCTAGTATAGGAGCCATTTCAATACTGAAACTAACACCTTTGGTTTTACCCTAATCATTTGCCACTAAGTTGTATAATCTATGTAGCTGACACCTCATACAAGTAGGAATATCCTTTTGGTTAGCCCTGATGCTCTGGATTCTGAGTTCTTTTGGCAAATACTAAGGCcatgtttggcagggctctggctcctctgaaaatggctccggctctggctcctctgaaggagcagTTCCTCTGAAGGAGCTAaagccgttctggaaaacgtttggcaaaacggctccttcacactagacgacgtgaacccacagcaagaagccgcgcgaagctcgttttttatGCTTCTCCTGCGCATgcaaaaaatggctccggctcttgaccggctccccatGCGGAGCCCTTTCCAAAACAGACGTTTGGCATAGCtcctgcaggagccggagctgaagcccctgcaggagccctgccaaagaggctctaaTTCTTACAAACTCAGATGAAATTATCTGCTCTGCTCCCCCTTGTTCTTCATTAACATACATTTTTCCAAAACTGAGAAAAACAGCTGCCACTCATAAATGTTGCAGCGCTTTCAGTTGAGTTGACTCAGTATAACTACAAAAAAGATTTTTTTAAGAGCTTGATTAGGTAACCAGAGTCTGTCATGGAGATAGCATCATCATCGAGTTCATATATTACATGGTTTCACATTATTTCGTACTAGTTGTCAAGTAGTAGTTGTTTGGAATTATGGCCCAAAAGGCTGTGCTGGTTATGAAATGGAAAGCTGCCTGAAGACTGCTCCTAGACTCCTATAACTGGATGCATCAGCCAGCTGAGCAGCACTggttgtgcttgtgttgtgtcaATTAGACGTTACCCTCGTTGCTTTCTTATCCTGCTTTCCCGGTTCAGGCAACAAGTAGCAGGTCAAACAGCATTGTCACAACAGGATGGCCGGCATCTTGAGCCGCATGCATCTGCCAACACTATATCAAATGCCATGATGTAAACTATACCAACTTTGTATATACATAGCATTTGATATGACTTTACAgttaagaaaaaaaaatgttGGTTCGTCGTTACATTTGTAGTGGTAGTAGTGCTCGATCAATCTCCATGACACCTACACCTGAACGTCAAAAAGCTAGGGCTCAACAACTCCAATAACATGGTGCGAGGAAGGGACACACGCGCTAGTAGCTACGGGTTTTCAATTTCGGTATTGCAAAattttcggccaccaccgaaactaccgaatttcgcgaaattcggccgaaatttcggcgaaatttttttagagactagcacatgaagtatgctttTTTCTAAAAAACATTTAAAtataaacaaatattagtatgatttatgactacacatctattgaatacaaAATATGCAgtataaacaataaaaaattgagtctaaagttatataacacatgtattagtgtattactccctccatcccaaattgtaagtcattccaagaatcttggagagtcaaagtttttcaagtttgaccaaatttatataacaaaataataatatttatcataccaagtaagtatcattagattcttcattagttatattttcatattatacctatttgatgtcatcaatctttgtgtttctctctataattttagtcaaatttgaaaaagtttgattctccaagattcttggaatgacttacaatttgggatggagggagtacaaaatttcggatttttctttcggccaccaccgaaattaccgaattttgcgaaatttcgccgaaatttcgccgaaattttgaacccgCCTACTATTCGCAGCAGGCGAGCAGGCAGGCGGGCGCCATGTCAATTCCTTAGCGAACTTGGTACCTTGTAGGCCAGGACATGCCAATGCTGGCGGCGATGCAGTTGCAGTCCGTTATTATCCAGAGGAAGAAAACTGCGTTTAACTTTTGTAACCAAATTAACGGATTATCATATCATGCATATCGTCAGACTGTTGGATTCAGAACTTTGGATCAGGCATCAGCTGCTGTCAGTCACAGTGTTGTGACTTCTCTGTCAACCTCAAGAATAGGTAGGTAACTGAATGAAGAGCATCAGTTCTCAGATTTTTTCAGCAATCAGCAGCTAGATATTTCTAACCAAAAAGAATTCAGCAACTTGGGAAGTATTTTAACAAGATTATCCGCATGGCTAGCTCATCCATGACCATGACAGAGTAGTATATCTGAGATGGACCGACGTCAAAGCTAGGTAGCTCATCTTTTGACGACCCTGGTTCCGTGTTGCTTCATCATCAT
The nucleotide sequence above comes from Miscanthus floridulus cultivar M001 chromosome 18, ASM1932011v1, whole genome shotgun sequence. Encoded proteins:
- the LOC136519560 gene encoding GDSL esterase/lipase At5g45910-like translates to MDRRALGAVGLLLVSCFLLARAGTGDSRFEVMFNFGDSLGDTGNICVNKSAANQLLLTFAQPPYGMTYFGHPTCRCSDGRLVVDFLAQELGLPLLPPSKQDGADFRRGASMAIVGATALDFEFLKSIGLGYPVWNNGAMNVQIQWFRDLLPSICGGAAPEAQNCKDYLARSLFVFGPFGGNDYNAMVFFGLTVAQARNYTPNIVDTVASGVEQLIQLGAVDIIVPGALPVGCFAVYLTFLPSDDPADYDEYGCLKALNELSIYQNSLLQSRLAGLQARYPSVRIVYADYYTHIDRMVRSPARFGFSTGAVPACCGAGGGRYNFELDARCGMKGATACREPSWHESWDGVHLTEAVNRLVAEGWLRGPYCHPPIVTHDQ
- the LOC136520657 gene encoding GDSL esterase/lipase At5g45910-like, with translation MAARLAVVFLAVSSAFLAVSGQKFNAIFSFGDSMSDTGNLCVNGPPAGLTLTQPPYGETFFGRATCRCSDGRLVVDFLAEKFGLPLLKPSKQGGADFKQGANMAIIGATTMDSGFFQSLGVADKIWNNGPLNTQIQWFQQLMPSICGSTQACKSYLSKSLFVLGEFGGNDYNAQIFGGYTPEQASGQSATIVDAIGKGVEQLISLGAMYVVVPGVLPVGCFPIYLTLYQTSNAGDYDQYGCLKRFNALSAQHNSLLQSKVSSLQSKYPGARIMYADFYSHVYDMVKSPGSYGFSTNLRACCGAGGGKYNYQNSARCGMSGAYACSNPSSSLSWDGIHLTEAAYKKIADGWVSGAYCHPAISA